Proteins encoded by one window of Salvia splendens isolate huo1 chromosome 14, SspV2, whole genome shotgun sequence:
- the LOC121763871 gene encoding DUF21 domain-containing protein At4g14240-like isoform X2: MHFSSMTPIESTFSLDANTKLNWETIGKILSRGHSRIPVYSGNPKNIIGLLLVKNLLTVRAEVEAPVSSVSIRRMPSHIAAVVKVREKEKKLISSNVMVGEKISTKGDSQLKIPLLDKYGGEANTVVVNIEKPEQKGFVTYNSNAVEDVEDGEVIGIITLEDVFEELLQEEIVDETDVYIDVHKRIRVAAAAAASSVARAPSTRRLQKPSAVGPGKQ, from the exons ATGCATTTTAGCTCAATGACACCCATTGAATCAACATTTTCCCTTGATGCAAACACCAAACTGAATTG GGAAACTATTGGAAAAATCCTTTCACGGGGTCATAGTCGTATTCCTGTGTACTCAGGGAACCCAAAGAACATTATCGGACTTCTGCTG GTAAAAAATCTCCTCACTGTAAGAGCTGAAGTGGAGGCTCCAGTTAGCTCGGTTTCAATCAGAAGAATGCCTAG CCACATAGCAGCTGTAGTAAAggtgagagagaaggagaagaagcttATTTCCTCTAATGTGATGGTTGGAGAGAAAATTTCAACCAAAGGTGATTCGCAATTGAAAATCCCATTACTTGACAAGTATGGTGGAGAAGCAAATACTGTTGTGGTCAACATCGAGAAGCCTGAGCAAAAGGGTTTCGTGACATACAACTCGAATGCTGTAGAGGATGTTGAAGATGGAGAAGTTATCGGCATAATCACCTTGGAAGACGTATTTGAAGAACTTCTGCAG GAGGAAATTGTTGATGAGACAGATGTTTACATAGATGTGCATAAAAG AATACGTgtagctgctgctgctgcagctTCTTCAGTTGCTCGAGCTCCTTCAACTCGTAGGCTTCAAAAGCCATCCGCA GTCGGCCCGGGCAAGCAATGA
- the LOC121763871 gene encoding DUF21 domain-containing protein At4g14240-like isoform X1: MHFSSMTPIESTFSLDANTKLNWETIGKILSRGHSRIPVYSGNPKNIIGLLLVKNLLTVRAEVEAPVSSVSIRRMPRVPADMPLYDILNEFQTVGSHIAAVVKVREKEKKLISSNVMVGEKISTKGDSQLKIPLLDKYGGEANTVVVNIEKPEQKGFVTYNSNAVEDVEDGEVIGIITLEDVFEELLQEEIVDETDVYIDVHKRIRVAAAAAASSVARAPSTRRLQKPSAVGPGKQ, translated from the exons ATGCATTTTAGCTCAATGACACCCATTGAATCAACATTTTCCCTTGATGCAAACACCAAACTGAATTG GGAAACTATTGGAAAAATCCTTTCACGGGGTCATAGTCGTATTCCTGTGTACTCAGGGAACCCAAAGAACATTATCGGACTTCTGCTG GTAAAAAATCTCCTCACTGTAAGAGCTGAAGTGGAGGCTCCAGTTAGCTCGGTTTCAATCAGAAGAATGCCTAG AGTACCGGCAGATATGCCCTTGTATGATATTCTTAATGAGTTTCAAACGGTTGGCAGCCACATAGCAGCTGTAGTAAAggtgagagagaaggagaagaagcttATTTCCTCTAATGTGATGGTTGGAGAGAAAATTTCAACCAAAGGTGATTCGCAATTGAAAATCCCATTACTTGACAAGTATGGTGGAGAAGCAAATACTGTTGTGGTCAACATCGAGAAGCCTGAGCAAAAGGGTTTCGTGACATACAACTCGAATGCTGTAGAGGATGTTGAAGATGGAGAAGTTATCGGCATAATCACCTTGGAAGACGTATTTGAAGAACTTCTGCAG GAGGAAATTGTTGATGAGACAGATGTTTACATAGATGTGCATAAAAG AATACGTgtagctgctgctgctgcagctTCTTCAGTTGCTCGAGCTCCTTCAACTCGTAGGCTTCAAAAGCCATCCGCA GTCGGCCCGGGCAAGCAATGA
- the LOC121764038 gene encoding adenylate isopentenyltransferase 3, chloroplastic-like — translation MKLSLSASQQIRPSLHIPSTSSQLLRHGQPKEKVVVVLGVTGAGKSRLSIDLATRFSAEIINSDKMQVYQGLEIATNKITDEERRGVPHHLLGVADPESDFSTAEFRAMASISLRSILRRRNLPIIVGGSNSFVEALVDANFRSRYDCCFLWVDAAMPVLASFVSDRVDRMVERGMIEEVRAFFRSNADYSRGIRRAIGVPELDEYFRVESECDEETRARALAEAIDAVKVNTSRLACRQLEKIHRLRNIRDWQMLHLDATEVFRKRGGEAEAVWNSVVAGTAEAVVSRFLYDSEPVVYGGVMSMRSGARPLLEATAS, via the coding sequence atgaaactgtCACTCTCTGCTTCCCAACAAATTCGGCCGTCGCTACACATACCTAGCACGAGCAGTCAGCTCCTCCGCCATGGCCAGCCGAaggagaaggtggtggtggtaCTCGGCGTCACCGGCGCCGGTAAATCGCGCCTCTCGATCGACCTCGCCACTCGATTCTCCGCGGAGATCATCAATTCCGACAAAATGCAGGTCTACCAAGGCCTCGAAATCGCCACCAACAAAATCACCGACGAGGAGCGGCGCGGTGTGCCGCACCACCTCCTCGGCGTCGCCGATCCCGAATCCGACTTCTCCACCGCCGAATTCCGGGCAATGGCGTCGATCTCGCTGCGGTCGATCCTCCGCCGCCGGAACCTTCCGATCATCGTCGGAGGCTCAAATTCGTTCGTTGAGGCGCTCGTCGACGCGAACTTCCGATCGCGCTACGATTGCTGCTTCCTGTGGGTGGACGCCGCGATGCCTGTGCTGGCCTCGTTCGTGTCGGATCGCGTCGACAGGATGGTGGAGAGAGGGATGATCGAAGAAGTTAGGGCTTTTTTCCGGTCCAACGCCGATTACTCGCGGGGGATCCGGCGCGCGATCGGCGTGCCCGAGTTGGACGAGTATTTCCGAGTCGAATCGGAGTGCGACGAGGAGACTCGCGCTAGGGCTCTGGCGGAGGCGATCGACGCGGTCAAGGTAAACACGAGCAGGTTGGCGTGCCGGCAGCTGGAGAAGATCCACCGGCTGAGGAACATCAGAGACTGGCAGATGCTCCACCTCGACGCGACGGAGGTGTTCAGGAAGCGCGGCGGGGAGGCAGAGGCGGTGTGGAATAGCGTGGTGGCTGGGACTGCGGAGGCGGTAGTGAGTAGGTTTTTGTACGATTCGGAGCCTGTGGTTTACGGTGGGGTGATGTCGATGAGGAGCGGCGCTCGGCCGCTATTGGAGGCGACGGCGTCTTAA